In one Fusarium falciforme chromosome 5, complete sequence genomic region, the following are encoded:
- a CDS encoding Yippee domain-containing protein — protein sequence MVRESGISATKPIFPTYLLSSIRLPFSRRHSASSSSATDSTASSAVTTPASSPPNHGPLTNAEKGSRLTKTAPNTLRCAGCSTDLAFASQIISKGFTGRYGRAFLVAPPALPAPQTLNNIRVGKSENRQLVTGWHIVADITCGICSTKLGWKYVDAKEEGQKYKVGKFILEVERVVTYRSWEDTADDDITYIPELDKHDEDEIVFDSDDEDECEDIFAGTWDPEVVGRRRSRMVARTSRAGNE from the coding sequence ATGGTTCGCGAGAGTGGCATCTCGGCTACCAAGCCCATCTTTCCCACCTACCTGCTGTCTAGCATCAGACTACCTTTCTCTCGCCGCCACTCTGCCTCTTCAAGTTCTGCCACCGACTCGACCGCTTCTTCTGCTGTCACGACACCGGCAAGCTCACCTCCGAACCATGGACCCTTGACAAATGCCGAAAAGGGTTCTCGGCTAACCAAAACCGCGCCGAATACTCTACGCTGCGCTGGGTGCTCGACCGATCTTGCCTTTGCCTCCCAGATTATATCCAAGGGCTTTACTGGCCGATACGGTCGCGCGTTTCTCGTTGCTCCGCCTGCGCTACCGGCGCCTCAAACACTGAACAATATTCGAGTTGGCAAAAGCGAGAACCGGCAACTCGTGACGGGCTGGCATATAGTGGCAGACATCACCTGTGGGATCTGCTCAACCAAGCTGGGTTGGAAATACGTCGACGCCAAGGAAGAAGGGCAAAAATATAAAGTGGGCAAATTCATCCTGGAGGTAGAGCGAGTCGTCACATATCGAAGCTGGGAGGACACTGCCGACGACGATATCACCTACATCCCCGAATTGGACAAGcatgacgaagatgagatTGTGTTTGATtcggacgatgaggatgaatgTGAGGACATATTCGCGGGGACCTGGGATCCTGAAGTAGTGGGAAGGAGGCGGAGCCGAATGGTTGCACGAACAAGTCGTGCCGGGAACGAATAA
- a CDS encoding Trehalase yields MAAPSHRSRGSDDGVFDDARTYYTEERHTNRAGPRTRTYSQNSLMRQFERVGLREPFRRGSHDENTQQSRRFLIQVDSTLESLQLQEDTDGNMQITIEDNGPKVISLRTAASAGHNRFDVRGTYMLSNLLQELTLAKEYGRKQIVLDEGRLNENPVDRLSRMIRDHFWEGLTRRIDASTIDIAARDPKDWTDDPRPRIYIPHGCPKQYEFYKRVAEERPDMRLDVQLLPEKITPELVRDMNDAPGLLAVDVEEVEDPNHSSGWSLKGLPFVVPGGRFNELYGWDSYMASLGLLINDRVDLAKSMVTNFCFCIEHYGKILNATRSYYLCRSQPPFLTDMALRVYEKIKHEPDAKEFLRRSILAAVKEYHSVWMSEPRLDPTTGLSRYRPEGMGVPPETEATHFVHILDPYVKKHNMTFEQFVRAYNHGEVKEPELDEYFMHDRAVRESGHDTSYRLEGVCANLATIDLNSLLFKYETDIARTIRSVFNDKLAMPEEFCAGTPYQPGEILSSAAWDRRAKRRKLTVDKLMWNEEEGMFFDYDTVKRERCTYETCTTFWALWAGIATPKQAAEMVRKGLPKFEVYGGLVSGTEESRGAIGLNRPNRQWDFPYGWPPQQMLAWTGLIRYSFTEEAERIAYKWLFMVTKAFVDFHGVVVEKYDVTQPVDPHRVDAEYGNQGLGFKGVNKEGFAWVNASYVYGLQIVNAHMRRALGALTPYPTLIKAIEQNNEKALAGLLAP; encoded by the exons ATGGCCGCGCCCAGCCACCGCTCGCGCGGTTCTGATGATGGCGTCTTTGACGATGCCCGAACATATTATACCGAGGAGCGCCACACCAATCGTGCTGGCCCTCGCACCCGAACATACTCGCAG AACAGTTTGATGCGCCAATTCGAAAGAGTTGGCCTTCGTGAGCCCTTCCGACGAGGTAGTCATG ATGAGAACACCCAGCAGAGCCGCCGCTTCCTCATCCAGGTGGACTCGACCCTGGAGAGCCTGCAGCTGCAGGAAGATACCGATGGAAATATGCAAATCACAATTGAGGACAACGGTCCCAAGGTCATCTCGCTGCGGACCGCTGCCTCTGCTGGCCACAACCGGTTCGACGTTCGAGGAACATACATGCTGTCCAACCTTCTCCAGGAGTTGACTCTGGCCAAAGAGTACGGACGTAAACAGATCGTGCTCGACGAGGGACGACTCAACGAGAACCCTGTTGATCGCTTGTCTCGTATGATTCGCGATCACTTTTGGGAGGGCTTGACCAGACGCATCGATGCATCCACCATTGACATCGCCGCTCGAGACCCCAAGGACTGGACCGATGATCCTCGCCCGCGTATCTACATCCCACACGGATGTCCCAAGCAGTACGAGTTTTACAAGAGAGTGGCCGAGGAGAGACCCGACATGCGACTGGATGTTCAGCTCCTGCCCGAGAAGATTACCCCAGAGCTGGTCCGTGATATGAACGATGCGCCTGGTCTGCTGGCTGTagatgttgaggaggtggAAGACCCAAACCACAGCAGTGGATGGTCTCTCAAGGGCTTGCCGTTTGTCGTCCCTGGTGGTCGTTTCAACGAGCTCTACGGATGGGACAGCTACATGGCGTCTCTGGGTCTTCTTATCAACGACCGAGTTGATCTGGCCAAGTCTATGGTCACCAACTTCTGCTTCTGCATCGAGCACTATGGGAAGATCCTCAATGCTACTCGATCATACTACCTGTGTCGATCGCAGCCTCCATTCCTGACCGACATGGCTCTTCGAGTCTACGAAAAGATCAAGCATGAGCCAGATGCCAAGGAATTCCTCCGACGCTCAATCTTGGCGGCCGTCAAGGAGTACCACAGTGTGTGGATGTCAGAGCCTCGACTGGACCCTACCACTGGTCTCTCGAGATACCGACCAGAGGGTATGGGTGTGCCTCCTGAGACGGAGGCTACTCACTTTGTGCATATTCTTGACCCATACGTCAAGAAGCACAACATGACCTTCGAGCAGTTTGTGCGCGCTTACAACCAtggcgaggtcaaggagcCTGAACTTGATGAGTATTTCATGCACGATCGCGCTGTGCGAGAGTCTGGCCACGACACCTCGTACCGCCTCGAGGGAGTGTGCGCCAACTTGGCTACCATCGACCTCAACTCTCTACTTTTCAAATATGAGACCGATATTGCCCGTACTATTCGCAGTGTCTTCAACGACAAGCTTGCCATGCCCGAAGAGTTCTGCGCTGGAACGCCATACCAGCCCGGAGAGATCCTTTCATCGGCAGCCTGGGACCGACGAGCTAAGCGACGCAAGCTGACAGTTGACAAGCTGATGTggaacgaggaggagggcatgTTCTTTGACTACGACACGGTGAAGCGCGAGCGTTGCACATACGAGACTTGTACAACCTTCTGGGCCCTCTGGGCTGGTATTGCGACACCCAAGCAGGCCGCCGAGATGGTGCGCAAGGGTCTCCCCAAGTTTGAGGTATACGGCGGTCTCGTTTCAGGAACAGAGGAGTCGCGGGGAGCGATCGGCCTCAACCGCCCTAACCGGCAGTGGGACTTCCCGTACGGCTGGCCACCACAGCAGATGCTGGCGTGGACTGGATTGATCCGCTACAGCTTCACCGAGGAGGCGGAGCGGATTGCTTACAAGTGGCTCTTTATGGTGACCAAGGCGTTTGTCGACTTCCACGGCGTGGTTGTCGAGAAGTATGATGTGACGCAGCCAGTTGATCCCCACCGAGTGGACGCCGAATATGGCAACCAAGGTCTGGGCTTCAAGGGCGTCAACAAAGAAGG ATTCGCATGGGTTAACGCGAGTTACGTCTACGGATTGCAGATTGTCAACGCGCACATGAGGAGAGCTCTTGGAGCGCTCACACCTTACCCAACACTGATCAAGGCTATTGAGCAGAACAACGAAAAGGCGCTTGCTGGCCTGCTGGCGCCTTGA